One part of the Mycobacterium marinum genome encodes these proteins:
- a CDS encoding dienelactone hydrolase family protein, producing the protein MHHVQDTVSTPDGSCPVSLFLPDACEPVPGVVMYPDVGGFRPTFQEMAATLAGFGYAVLLPDMYYRHRGYAPFSLPSAFTDPGERARMMALGDSLIPDMMASDADAYFDYLSTRAEVRDNGFGVCGYCRGGRISMIVAGRCPDRVAAVASFHGSQLAADNPNSPHLLASRMRAKVYVAAADNDELFPPQQAATLRRALTAAGVDHTIETYGAEHGFAVADNPGYDADAARRHWDALRDFFGSTLGAQPGNTG; encoded by the coding sequence GTGCACCATGTGCAAGACACCGTGTCTACCCCGGACGGCAGCTGTCCGGTGAGCCTGTTCTTACCTGATGCCTGCGAACCGGTGCCGGGCGTCGTCATGTATCCCGATGTCGGCGGATTCCGGCCGACCTTTCAGGAGATGGCGGCGACCCTGGCCGGTTTCGGCTATGCGGTGTTGCTACCCGACATGTACTACCGCCATCGTGGCTACGCCCCATTCTCGTTGCCGTCGGCATTCACCGATCCAGGCGAGCGGGCACGGATGATGGCATTGGGAGACAGTTTGATTCCCGACATGATGGCCAGTGATGCCGATGCCTACTTCGACTACCTGAGTACGCGAGCAGAGGTGCGCGACAACGGGTTTGGTGTATGCGGATACTGCAGGGGCGGACGGATCTCGATGATCGTCGCCGGACGATGTCCGGATCGTGTCGCGGCAGTCGCGTCATTCCACGGAAGTCAATTGGCTGCCGACAATCCCAACAGTCCGCACCTGCTGGCCAGCCGGATGCGCGCGAAAGTGTATGTCGCCGCGGCAGACAACGATGAACTGTTCCCTCCGCAGCAGGCCGCAACCCTGCGCAGGGCCCTGACCGCGGCCGGAGTGGACCACACGATCGAAACCTATGGTGCTGAACACGGATTCGCCGTTGCGGACAACCCCGGCTACGACGCCGATGCGGCCCGCCGCCACTGGGATGCGTTGCGCGACTTCTTCGGTTCGACGCTAGGTGCCCAACCGGGCAACACCGGTTGA